A portion of the Streptomyces platensis genome contains these proteins:
- a CDS encoding ATP-binding protein, which produces MSTAEAPRTVTASPVLELELDCYSEVVGPARHIAATFLERLEPSLEKDTRDAVILVVSELVTNAVRHAGGKLCTLRLTADPESVVITVGDSSPVLPRPRTPDVTGEGGGFGWSMVCRLAASVEVHSEAAGKTVTAVISRQGAPDSAR; this is translated from the coding sequence ATGAGCACCGCCGAGGCTCCGCGCACGGTCACGGCGTCGCCGGTGCTGGAGCTTGAACTGGACTGCTATTCCGAAGTTGTCGGTCCCGCCCGGCATATCGCGGCCACGTTCCTGGAGCGCCTGGAACCCTCCCTGGAGAAGGACACCAGGGACGCGGTGATCCTGGTCGTCTCCGAACTGGTCACCAACGCCGTACGTCATGCGGGCGGCAAGCTCTGCACCTTGCGACTGACGGCCGACCCGGAGTCGGTCGTGATCACCGTGGGCGACTCCAGCCCCGTTCTGCCGCGCCCCCGTACGCCGGATGTCACCGGAGAGGGCGGCGGCTTCGGGTGGTCGATGGTGTGCCGCCTCGCGGCATCCGTAGAGGTCCACAGCGAGGCGGCCGGTAAAACCGTGACGGCGGTCATCTCCCGTCAGGGTGCCCCGGACAGTGCCCGCTGA
- a CDS encoding glycoside hydrolase family 15 protein codes for MTAGVSLRPSKADELRYTPIAEHGMIGDMRTAALVGTNGTIDWYCCARFDAPSVFGALLDADRGGAFQLAADVPARTKQFYFPDTNILITRFFADNGVGEVQDFMPIVDDSREADRHRLIRRVLCVRGSLPFIARVAPRFDYGRSVHTVSSQQGQIVFDSPGLSLALSSSVPVEIDGPDACCAFTLEEGKAAVFALDRIGDGVEPRACPLTEAEDLFGATVRYWRGWLSHSRYRGRWREMVHRSALTLKLLTYAPTGAIVAAPTTSLPEQIGGERNWDYRYAWVRDAAFCIYALLRLGFTDEAKAFVHFLSQNVCLTECAEGPLQIMYGIDGRSELPEEELLHLEGHLGSSPVRIGNDAVNQLQLDIYGALIDSLYLYDKWGEPLSSEHWDTVGKLVDWVCDNWDQPDEGIWETRGKTQNFLYSQLMCWVAVERAMRIAAHRGLPADMVRWGKARDTIYRRIMDRGWSSKRQAFVQHEGDDVLDASVLMMPLAKFISPTDPKWLSTLDALGEELVSDSLLYRYDPRSSPDGLRGEEGTFSICSFWYVEALSRAGRVDEARLAFEKMLTYGNHLGLYAEEIGRTGEQTGNFPQAFTHLALISAAFNLDRALG; via the coding sequence ATGACAGCCGGTGTGAGTCTTCGTCCGAGCAAGGCGGATGAACTCCGTTATACGCCCATCGCCGAGCACGGCATGATCGGCGATATGCGTACCGCTGCGCTCGTCGGTACCAATGGCACCATCGACTGGTATTGCTGTGCACGATTCGACGCACCCAGTGTGTTCGGGGCGCTCCTGGATGCCGATCGCGGTGGGGCCTTTCAGCTGGCCGCGGATGTGCCCGCGCGGACGAAGCAGTTCTATTTTCCCGACACCAACATCCTGATCACGCGGTTCTTCGCGGACAACGGGGTCGGTGAGGTGCAGGACTTCATGCCGATCGTCGATGACTCCCGCGAGGCGGACCGGCACCGGCTGATTCGGCGGGTGCTCTGTGTGCGCGGGTCGCTGCCGTTCATCGCCCGGGTGGCTCCGCGCTTCGATTACGGGCGGAGTGTGCACACCGTGAGTTCCCAGCAGGGCCAGATCGTGTTTGATTCGCCGGGGCTCTCGCTGGCGCTGTCGTCCAGTGTTCCGGTCGAGATCGATGGTCCGGACGCCTGCTGCGCCTTCACGCTGGAGGAGGGGAAGGCCGCGGTGTTCGCCCTGGACCGGATCGGTGACGGGGTGGAGCCACGGGCCTGTCCGCTGACGGAGGCGGAGGATTTGTTCGGCGCCACGGTGCGGTATTGGCGCGGCTGGCTGTCGCACTCCCGCTATCGAGGGCGCTGGCGGGAAATGGTGCACCGCTCCGCGCTCACCCTCAAGCTCCTCACCTACGCGCCGACCGGCGCCATCGTGGCCGCTCCCACGACCAGCCTGCCCGAACAGATCGGTGGCGAGCGGAATTGGGACTATCGCTATGCGTGGGTGAGAGACGCCGCGTTCTGCATCTACGCGCTGCTCAGACTGGGCTTCACCGACGAGGCCAAGGCCTTTGTGCACTTCCTGTCCCAGAACGTCTGCCTCACGGAATGCGCCGAGGGCCCATTGCAGATCATGTATGGCATCGATGGGCGCAGCGAACTTCCCGAGGAAGAACTCCTCCACCTGGAGGGTCACTTGGGCTCAAGCCCCGTCCGGATCGGCAATGATGCCGTCAATCAGCTCCAACTGGACATCTATGGAGCACTTATCGACTCCCTCTACCTCTACGACAAGTGGGGGGAGCCGCTGTCCAGCGAGCACTGGGACACCGTCGGTAAATTGGTGGACTGGGTCTGTGACAACTGGGACCAGCCGGACGAAGGCATTTGGGAGACCCGCGGCAAGACCCAGAACTTTCTGTACTCGCAGTTGATGTGCTGGGTGGCGGTGGAGCGTGCGATGCGGATCGCCGCCCACCGGGGGCTTCCCGCGGACATGGTTCGCTGGGGAAAGGCCAGGGACACCATCTATCGGCGGATCATGGACCGTGGCTGGTCCAGCAAGCGGCAGGCGTTCGTTCAGCACGAGGGCGATGACGTTCTCGACGCCTCCGTTCTGATGATGCCGCTGGCCAAGTTCATCTCGCCCACGGACCCGAAATGGCTTTCCACTCTTGATGCATTGGGCGAGGAGCTGGTGTCCGACTCCCTGCTCTACCGCTATGACCCCCGCAGCAGTCCGGACGGGCTGCGCGGCGAGGAAGGCACCTTCTCGATCTGCTCGTTCTGGTATGTCGAGGCGCTGTCCCGCGCCGGCCGGGTGGACGAGGCCCGGCTCGCCTTCGAGAAGATGCTGACCTACGGAAATCACCTCGGCCTGTACGCGGAAGAAATCGGCCGCACCGGCGAACAGACGGGCAACTTCCCCCAAGCCTTCACCCATTTGGCGCTCATCAGCGCCGCATTCAACCTCGACCGGGCGTTGGGCTGA
- a CDS encoding toll/interleukin-1 receptor domain-containing protein: MAGVFINYRTGDGATAAVLLDEQLKEVFGPENVFRDRRTTQPGAHFPPELWRHLESCAVLLVLIGPNWLSLCDIDGRRRIDVPGDYVHDEIQRALSWRKTVIPVLIDSAELPKKEQLPADIAELTERQFMQLRVPYAHLDLPVITEALRSHVPVRRTEPLPDPRPAPPAPGAPQPGAHSTYHDCAVTNGSGNATVNQNRDAQSGDRQ; encoded by the coding sequence ATGGCCGGAGTATTCATCAACTACCGGACCGGCGACGGCGCCACTGCGGCTGTCCTGCTCGACGAGCAATTGAAGGAGGTATTCGGGCCGGAGAACGTCTTTCGCGACCGCCGCACCACGCAGCCGGGAGCGCACTTTCCGCCCGAGCTGTGGCGCCACCTCGAAAGCTGTGCGGTCCTCCTCGTGCTGATCGGCCCGAACTGGCTCTCGCTGTGCGACATCGACGGCCGGCGCCGGATCGACGTACCGGGCGACTACGTCCACGACGAGATCCAGCGCGCCCTCAGCTGGCGCAAGACCGTCATCCCCGTGCTGATCGACTCGGCCGAGCTCCCGAAGAAGGAGCAACTGCCCGCTGACATCGCCGAACTGACGGAACGACAGTTCATGCAGCTCCGGGTGCCGTACGCGCATCTCGACCTCCCCGTCATCACGGAAGCCCTGCGCAGCCACGTCCCGGTCCGCAGGACGGAGCCGCTGCCGGACCCGCGTCCGGCGCCGCCCGCGCCCGGCGCCCCGCAGCCCGGCGCGCACTCCACCTATCACGACTGCGCCGTGACCAACGGGTCCGGCAACGCCACCGTGAACCAGAACCGCGACGCGCAGAGCGGAGACCGACAGTGA
- a CDS encoding DUF4132 domain-containing protein, translating to MDELSPHAARLRAAMAGPQPDADWSGGLWSACAQLTSEELGALLPAAFRTLRDEQAPEYARRVAREVTWAKVQPSFTAAALTELHAALAASPRPTDVRYAAGALLRCAEPWDREVLAEQAALLVRVTGPGAEQADDAALAVAAVAGPAVEEELAARLRVLYADSPLRLAELEVMLTTGVRDRALLAEARRYGPMTGEWPLLPDADAGPSDARYAELAHRTLRTAADHLAALHAGRIPYAADKAFTPADTETLRRAARLALRRDEPWAEDVFATLLPQLAVAPTSAKTLPSQSACIALAQAVETYPTPEAVAALREARRVVRHAGVSKKLDRLLRRAERHLGRRTEIALRLPDLGYGPDGIRRIPCGTSTAVLTVTDEAALTWEGADGRVAKSPPAPVRREYPDEVAYARGLLGKTRAQVRILTKALEGGYAEGTVYRYDRWRAALAGHPVARGTARRLIWEIECAPGAWRAVLPAAGPLDLPEHEPAPSAGVRLWHPARATHDERRTWRDRIAALKLRQPFRQAYREHYLPAETGPVTAMFHGHLVRVEAVLGLAVRQGWNIEHDELTLTVGEMTARFGIAGSLYPGATGWAEAQEVFLQRADGSPQPLSGVDAVRLSEVLRSVDLLVSAGSFAWCAGHAHDHDSRQVLNRLYDQPLGRTGRLRRAALRRVLATHIASGRVELGDRHLRLDGYDIHLATGRVTREGDPVDLALPTGRGAVPLPFLPYDEALLERVVHTVSHLLENGPVPHRVGSG from the coding sequence ATGGACGAACTGTCACCGCACGCCGCGCGGTTGAGGGCCGCGATGGCGGGACCGCAGCCCGACGCCGACTGGTCCGGCGGTCTCTGGTCCGCCTGCGCACAACTGACGTCGGAGGAACTGGGCGCGCTGCTCCCCGCGGCCTTCCGTACCCTCAGGGACGAGCAGGCCCCGGAGTACGCCCGCCGCGTCGCCCGCGAAGTGACCTGGGCCAAGGTGCAGCCGTCCTTCACCGCCGCCGCTCTCACGGAGCTCCATGCGGCGCTGGCCGCATCACCGCGGCCCACCGATGTGCGCTATGCGGCCGGGGCATTGCTGCGCTGCGCGGAGCCATGGGACCGGGAAGTGCTGGCGGAGCAGGCCGCCCTCCTCGTCCGCGTGACCGGGCCGGGGGCCGAGCAGGCCGACGACGCCGCGCTGGCCGTGGCCGCGGTGGCCGGCCCGGCGGTGGAGGAGGAACTCGCCGCGCGTCTGCGGGTGCTGTACGCCGACAGCCCGTTGCGGCTGGCCGAGTTGGAGGTGATGCTCACGACCGGCGTCCGGGACCGGGCGCTGCTGGCCGAGGCCCGGCGGTACGGGCCGATGACGGGGGAGTGGCCACTACTGCCGGACGCCGACGCGGGGCCGTCCGACGCACGGTATGCCGAACTCGCCCACCGCACCCTGCGCACCGCGGCCGACCATCTCGCCGCCCTCCACGCCGGGAGGATTCCCTACGCCGCCGACAAGGCCTTCACCCCGGCCGACACGGAGACCCTCCGCCGTGCCGCCCGGCTGGCGCTGCGGCGCGATGAACCCTGGGCCGAAGACGTCTTCGCCACCCTGTTGCCGCAGCTCGCGGTGGCGCCCACGAGCGCCAAGACCCTTCCCTCGCAGAGTGCCTGTATCGCCCTCGCGCAGGCCGTCGAGACCTACCCGACCCCTGAAGCGGTCGCCGCCCTGCGCGAAGCCCGCAGGGTCGTACGGCATGCCGGCGTCAGCAAGAAGCTCGACCGCCTCCTGCGCCGTGCCGAGCGTCATCTCGGACGGCGGACGGAGATCGCGCTCCGGCTCCCCGACCTCGGTTACGGCCCCGACGGCATCCGGCGCATCCCCTGCGGCACCTCCACCGCCGTGCTCACCGTCACCGACGAGGCCGCGCTGACCTGGGAAGGCGCCGACGGACGCGTCGCGAAGTCGCCACCGGCGCCGGTCCGGCGGGAGTATCCCGATGAAGTCGCCTACGCACGCGGCCTGTTGGGGAAGACGAGAGCCCAAGTGCGCATTCTGACCAAGGCGCTGGAGGGCGGTTACGCCGAGGGGACCGTCTATCGCTATGACCGCTGGCGCGCCGCGCTCGCCGGGCATCCCGTGGCCCGGGGAACGGCCCGCCGCCTGATCTGGGAGATCGAGTGCGCCCCCGGGGCATGGCGGGCGGTGCTGCCCGCGGCCGGGCCGCTGGACCTGCCCGAGCACGAGCCCGCGCCCTCCGCAGGCGTCCGGCTCTGGCACCCCGCCCGGGCCACGCACGACGAACGCCGCACCTGGCGCGACCGGATCGCGGCGCTCAAACTGCGCCAGCCCTTCCGGCAGGCCTACCGGGAGCACTACCTGCCCGCGGAGACCGGTCCGGTCACCGCGATGTTCCATGGTCACCTCGTCCGCGTCGAAGCCGTCCTCGGACTCGCCGTACGCCAGGGGTGGAACATCGAGCACGATGAACTCACCCTCACCGTGGGGGAGATGACGGCCCGGTTCGGGATCGCCGGGAGCCTCTACCCCGGTGCGACGGGCTGGGCGGAGGCGCAGGAGGTCTTCCTCCAGCGTGCCGACGGCAGCCCGCAGCCCCTGTCCGGGGTCGACGCCGTCCGGCTGTCGGAAGTCCTGCGCTCCGTCGACCTCCTCGTCAGCGCCGGCAGCTTCGCCTGGTGTGCCGGCCACGCCCATGACCACGACAGCCGGCAGGTGCTGAACCGCCTCTACGATCAGCCGCTCGGCCGGACCGGACGTCTTCGCCGGGCGGCACTGCGCCGTGTCCTCGCCACGCACATAGCCTCCGGTCGTGTCGAGCTGGGCGACCGGCACCTCCGTCTGGACGGCTACGACATCCACCTGGCCACCGGCCGGGTGACCCGGGAAGGCGACCCGGTCGACCTCGCTCTGCCCACCGGAAGGGGTGCTGTGCCGCTGCCGTTCCTGCCGTACGACGAAGCGCTGCTGGAGCGTGTCGTCCACACCGTCAGCCACCTTCTGGAGAACGGCCCCGTTCCCCACCGGGTGGGGAGTGGCTGA
- the fabV gene encoding enoyl-[acyl-carrier-protein] reductase FabV: MSERVITPRSRGFLFLDSHPAGCARLVQEMWQAVPAPGEVPSDAPVALVVGSSAGYGLAATIAGLARVGIRGISVCFEKAPTERRTASAGWYRTAATAELARQHGHEMVFLNGDAFSDAMKDQVAQLLRERFGRLDHLIYSVAAPRRTDPDTGATYASALKPIGEAYRTKTLVFDGEGTPEVKEVETAPATDDDIEQTVAVMGGVDWERWIDHLAERELLADGFSTAALSYIGSPLTDGIYRQGTIGAAKCHLEATARTLNERLEKLVGGRAVTSVNGAAVTQSSTAIPGIALYVGLLRGVLGDAMVPPIAQLTSLWDQLTDARPLDVDDDGRVRLDSWELNSAVQAAVTERWDTATTDSITRLADLDWFHAEVQRLYGFAVPGIDYSAPTATQVPWPDAVS, translated from the coding sequence ATGAGCGAACGAGTCATCACCCCGCGCAGCCGCGGTTTCCTCTTCCTCGACTCCCATCCGGCCGGCTGCGCCCGCCTGGTGCAGGAGATGTGGCAGGCCGTCCCCGCGCCCGGCGAGGTTCCGAGCGACGCGCCGGTGGCGCTCGTCGTCGGCTCCTCGGCGGGGTACGGGCTGGCCGCGACGATCGCCGGCCTCGCCCGGGTGGGCATCCGCGGCATCAGCGTCTGCTTCGAGAAGGCCCCCACCGAACGGCGTACCGCCTCGGCCGGCTGGTACCGCACCGCCGCCACCGCCGAACTCGCCCGCCAACACGGCCACGAGATGGTCTTCCTCAACGGCGACGCCTTCTCCGACGCGATGAAGGACCAGGTCGCGCAGCTGCTCCGGGAGCGTTTCGGCCGCCTGGACCATCTGATCTACTCGGTCGCCGCACCGCGCCGCACCGACCCGGACACCGGTGCCACCTACGCCTCCGCCCTCAAGCCCATCGGCGAGGCGTACCGCACCAAGACCCTCGTCTTCGACGGCGAGGGGACGCCGGAGGTCAAGGAGGTGGAGACGGCGCCGGCCACGGATGACGACATCGAGCAGACCGTCGCCGTGATGGGCGGCGTGGACTGGGAGCGCTGGATCGACCATCTCGCCGAACGCGAGCTGCTCGCCGACGGATTCAGCACCGCGGCCCTGTCGTACATCGGCTCGCCGCTGACGGACGGGATCTACCGGCAGGGCACCATCGGCGCCGCGAAGTGCCACCTCGAAGCGACCGCCCGTACGCTCAACGAGCGCCTGGAGAAGCTGGTCGGCGGCCGCGCGGTGACCTCCGTGAACGGGGCCGCGGTCACCCAGTCCTCTACCGCCATCCCCGGGATCGCGCTCTATGTGGGCCTGCTGCGCGGTGTCCTCGGCGATGCCATGGTGCCGCCGATCGCGCAGCTGACCAGCCTGTGGGACCAGCTCACCGATGCCCGGCCGCTCGATGTCGACGACGACGGCCGGGTCCGTCTCGACTCCTGGGAGCTCAACAGCGCGGTCCAGGCCGCCGTCACCGAGCGGTGGGACACGGCCACCACCGACAGCATCACCCGGCTCGCCGACCTCGACTGGTTCCACGCCGAGGTCCAGCGGCTCTACGGCTTCGCGGTACCGGGAATCGACTACTCGGCCCCGACCGCCACCCAGGTCCCCTGGCCGGATGCCGTCTCCTGA
- a CDS encoding DNA-binding protein — MPYFRNVFDEFRRLGQLFGPSVVAQLCIAATSALRGMAHQAQPAHRDLVLRLASRFAEYTGWMAQEAGSDAASLWWTEQAVQLAADGGDDELAAYALIRRAELALYTGDSVATVQLARRAAQQARSVRIRGLAAQREAQGHALVGDRDACRRALDRGAELTAGAVAPDGTDPVLGSIHLPDLTAFVAGWCMHDLGSPAEAVTLLGDGLEAIPPESRRARARYGARLALALANVGEIEQACAIAELVASHVALIDSATIRADLLRLSRALNRWPKNPTVRRTLPHLAIGLHTHRTGPGTPV, encoded by the coding sequence TTGCCGTACTTCCGCAATGTCTTCGACGAGTTCCGCCGGCTGGGACAGCTCTTCGGGCCGTCGGTGGTCGCCCAGCTCTGTATCGCGGCCACCAGTGCGCTGCGGGGCATGGCGCACCAGGCGCAGCCCGCGCACCGCGATCTGGTGCTCCGGCTCGCCTCCCGCTTCGCCGAGTACACCGGCTGGATGGCGCAGGAGGCAGGCAGCGACGCGGCCTCGCTGTGGTGGACCGAACAGGCGGTCCAGCTGGCCGCGGACGGCGGTGACGACGAACTGGCCGCCTACGCCCTGATCCGGCGCGCGGAACTGGCCCTGTACACCGGCGATTCGGTGGCCACCGTCCAGCTGGCGCGGCGGGCGGCACAGCAGGCCCGCAGCGTACGCATCCGCGGACTCGCGGCGCAGCGCGAGGCGCAGGGGCACGCGCTGGTGGGGGACCGTGACGCCTGCCGGCGGGCGCTCGACCGCGGCGCGGAGCTGACGGCCGGTGCGGTGGCGCCGGACGGTACGGACCCGGTCCTCGGCAGTATCCATCTGCCGGATCTGACCGCCTTCGTCGCCGGCTGGTGTATGCACGATCTCGGTTCCCCGGCGGAAGCCGTTACTTTGCTCGGCGACGGTCTGGAGGCCATTCCGCCGGAATCCCGCCGTGCCAGAGCCCGATATGGCGCCCGGCTGGCGCTTGCACTGGCGAACGTCGGGGAAATCGAGCAGGCCTGTGCGATCGCGGAATTGGTCGCCTCTCATGTTGCCCTCATCGACTCGGCGACCATCCGTGCCGATCTTCTGCGGCTGAGCCGCGCACTGAATCGTTGGCCAAAGAATCCCACCGTCCGCCGGACCCTTCCGCACCTCGCGATCGGACTGCACACCCACCGGACCGGTCCGGGAACTCCGGTCTGA
- a CDS encoding purine-cytosine permease family protein has translation MTIEESAFRGRMPARPGDLAVERHGIGPVPESNRYGKAARLFTVWFAPNLTMTGVFSGTVGVSLGLDFWTALTAMVLGTVVGAVPAAYLGTWGSRTGTGQLPLARLAFGRGVALPGIMQWLSSVAWDALIGLFGGEALAQLLGWPFWLGALVVLLLQGVVGVFGYEALHQLQTVMTFVLGGAFVVLSVQLLSGVPLPDSGSAHGADRFGAFVLTSTVALSLAISWAPYASDFSRYLPRATSRRRMFWYSLLGMVLSFAWVQALGLWGAGLFTDQTAAGVHGLLGGGVLGVFGLLAIAAAAVCSNAMNDYSGSLALQAAGIRVPRPLAAAAAAVLGFLLVLWLHAADTTLRFQNLLLFVGYWIPGFVGIVLVDARLRAKARRGAPIDVETEFGRPQPWWPACVAFVVAFAAAVPFMDTTLFVGPVAAALHGADFAYYVAFLASVAVYAPLRLLVRAGRAEREEPVAAAPGTSG, from the coding sequence ATGACCATCGAAGAATCCGCCTTCCGAGGGCGGATGCCTGCCCGGCCCGGCGACCTGGCGGTCGAGCGGCACGGAATCGGGCCGGTGCCCGAAAGTAACCGTTACGGGAAGGCTGCCCGGCTTTTCACCGTGTGGTTCGCCCCCAACCTCACCATGACCGGAGTGTTCTCCGGCACGGTGGGCGTCTCGCTGGGGCTGGACTTCTGGACGGCCCTCACCGCCATGGTGCTCGGCACGGTTGTCGGTGCGGTCCCGGCCGCATATCTGGGCACCTGGGGCAGCCGGACCGGAACCGGTCAGCTACCGCTCGCCCGGCTCGCCTTCGGGCGCGGGGTGGCCCTGCCCGGCATCATGCAGTGGCTTTCCTCTGTGGCCTGGGATGCGCTCATCGGCCTCTTCGGCGGTGAGGCGCTGGCCCAGCTGCTCGGCTGGCCGTTCTGGCTGGGGGCGCTGGTGGTCCTGCTGCTCCAAGGGGTCGTCGGTGTCTTCGGCTACGAGGCCCTCCACCAGCTCCAGACGGTGATGACGTTCGTGCTGGGCGGCGCGTTCGTGGTCCTCAGCGTGCAGCTGCTGTCCGGGGTGCCGCTCCCCGATTCCGGTTCCGCACACGGCGCCGACCGCTTCGGCGCCTTCGTCCTGACCAGCACCGTCGCGCTCAGTCTGGCCATCTCGTGGGCGCCCTACGCCTCGGACTTCAGCCGCTACCTGCCCCGGGCGACCTCCCGGCGCCGGATGTTCTGGTACTCCCTGCTCGGCATGGTGCTCTCCTTCGCCTGGGTCCAGGCGCTGGGGCTGTGGGGAGCCGGGCTGTTCACCGACCAGACCGCCGCCGGGGTACACGGGCTGCTGGGCGGCGGGGTCCTCGGCGTCTTCGGGCTGCTGGCCATCGCGGCCGCGGCGGTGTGCAGCAACGCCATGAACGACTACAGCGGCTCGCTGGCCCTTCAGGCGGCCGGTATACGGGTTCCCAGGCCGCTCGCCGCGGCGGCGGCCGCTGTGCTCGGCTTCCTGCTCGTCCTCTGGCTGCACGCCGCCGACACCACGCTCCGGTTCCAGAACCTGCTGCTGTTCGTCGGCTACTGGATCCCCGGGTTCGTGGGCATCGTGCTGGTCGACGCGCGGCTGCGGGCCAAGGCGCGGCGCGGTGCGCCGATCGACGTCGAGACCGAGTTCGGCCGCCCCCAGCCCTGGTGGCCCGCGTGTGTCGCTTTCGTCGTCGCCTTCGCCGCGGCCGTGCCCTTCATGGACACCACCCTGTTCGTCGGCCCGGTCGCGGCCGCACTGCATGGCGCCGATTTTGCGTACTACGTCGCGTTCCTGGCCTCTGTGGCGGTCTATGCGCCTTTGCGGCTTTTGGTGCGCGCCGGTAGGGCCGAGAGGGAGGAGCCGGTCGCGGCTGCGCCGGGAACGAGTGGGTGA
- a CDS encoding coagulation factor 5/8 type domain-containing protein, whose protein sequence is MPTPPTGDSAPRIPRPSRRSVLAAMAAAVPAASLSALPARASAAPAAAAPAAAALPGGGDLGPNVLVFDPATPDIQGTLDEIFQRQESAQFGEGRFALLFKPGTYRGLNAQIGFYTSIAGLGLSPGDTTFHGDVTVDAGWFNGNATQNFWRSAENLTLHPVSGTNRWAVAQAAPFRRMHIKGGLNLAPDGYGWASGGYIADCRIDGTVGPYSQQQWYTRDSSVGGWNNAVWNMVFSGVEGAPAQSFPDPPYTTLDTTPVSREKPFLYLDGADYKVFLPEKRVNARGTTWGSGTPRGESLPLDRFFVARPGVDAATLNAALAQGLNLLLTPGIYHLDRPVEVRRANTVVLGLGYPTLVPDNGATAMKVADVDGVRLAGFLVDAGPVNSVTLLEVGPEGASADHAANPTTVQDVFIRIGGAGPGKATTSMVINSNHTLIDHTWVWRADHGDGVGWETNRADYGVRVNGDDVLITGLFVEHFNKYDVEWRGERGRTVFFQNEKAYDAPNQAAIQNGDIKGYAAYKIADGVTTHEGWGLGSYCYYNVDPTIRQDHGFQAPGKPGVQLHHLLVVSLGGKGQYEHVINSIGAPTSGTSTVPSTVVSYP, encoded by the coding sequence ATGCCCACACCCCCCACCGGCGACTCGGCGCCCCGTATACCGAGGCCCTCCCGCCGTAGCGTCCTGGCCGCGATGGCGGCTGCCGTGCCCGCCGCCAGTCTGTCAGCCCTTCCCGCCCGGGCGTCCGCGGCGCCCGCTGCCGCTGCGCCCGCTGCCGCTGCGCTGCCGGGCGGCGGCGACCTGGGCCCGAATGTGCTGGTCTTCGATCCCGCCACGCCGGATATCCAGGGCACGCTCGACGAGATCTTCCAGCGGCAGGAGTCGGCGCAGTTCGGCGAGGGGCGGTTCGCTCTCCTCTTCAAGCCGGGCACGTACCGCGGGCTGAACGCGCAGATCGGCTTCTACACCTCGATCGCGGGGCTCGGGCTGTCGCCCGGTGACACGACGTTCCACGGCGATGTCACCGTGGACGCCGGCTGGTTCAACGGCAACGCGACACAGAACTTCTGGCGCTCGGCGGAGAACCTGACGCTCCATCCGGTCAGCGGCACCAACCGCTGGGCCGTGGCGCAGGCGGCTCCGTTCCGGCGGATGCACATCAAGGGCGGACTGAATCTGGCGCCGGACGGCTACGGCTGGGCCAGCGGCGGCTATATCGCCGACTGCCGCATCGACGGCACCGTGGGCCCCTACTCGCAGCAGCAGTGGTACACCCGTGACAGCTCGGTGGGCGGCTGGAACAACGCCGTGTGGAACATGGTGTTCTCCGGCGTCGAGGGAGCCCCGGCACAGAGCTTTCCCGACCCGCCGTACACCACTCTCGACACCACGCCGGTCTCCCGCGAGAAGCCCTTCCTCTACCTCGACGGGGCCGACTACAAGGTCTTTCTCCCGGAGAAGCGCGTCAACGCCCGCGGCACCACCTGGGGGAGTGGCACACCAAGGGGCGAGTCCCTTCCGCTCGACCGGTTCTTTGTGGCCAGGCCCGGAGTCGACGCGGCAACTCTCAACGCGGCGCTGGCCCAGGGCCTCAACCTGCTGCTCACGCCCGGGATTTACCATCTCGACCGGCCGGTCGAGGTGCGGCGCGCGAATACCGTGGTGCTGGGGCTGGGATACCCGACTCTCGTTCCGGACAACGGTGCGACGGCCATGAAGGTCGCTGACGTCGACGGTGTGCGGCTTGCCGGGTTCCTGGTCGATGCCGGTCCGGTCAACTCCGTGACGCTGCTGGAGGTCGGCCCCGAGGGCGCGTCCGCCGATCACGCCGCCAATCCGACCACGGTGCAGGACGTGTTCATACGGATCGGTGGGGCGGGCCCGGGCAAGGCCACCACCAGCATGGTGATCAACAGCAACCACACCCTCATCGACCACACCTGGGTCTGGCGGGCCGACCACGGGGACGGAGTGGGCTGGGAGACGAACCGGGCCGACTACGGGGTCCGCGTCAACGGGGACGACGTCCTAATAACCGGGCTCTTCGTCGAGCACTTCAACAAGTACGACGTGGAGTGGCGCGGCGAACGGGGACGGACGGTCTTCTTCCAGAACGAGAAGGCCTACGACGCGCCCAATCAGGCCGCGATACAGAACGGCGACATCAAGGGGTACGCCGCGTACAAGATCGCTGATGGTGTGACCACCCACGAAGGGTGGGGCCTGGGCAGCTACTGCTACTACAACGTGGACCCCACCATCCGTCAGGACCACGGCTTCCAGGCTCCCGGCAAACCAGGCGTGCAGCTCCACCACCTGCTGGTGGTCTCCCTGGGCGGCAAGGGGCAGTACGAGCACGTGATCAACAGCATCGGCGCTCCCACCTCGGGTACGTCGACGGTGCCGTCCACGGTGGTTTCCTATCCGTGA